Proteins from a genomic interval of Micropterus dolomieu isolate WLL.071019.BEF.003 ecotype Adirondacks linkage group LG16, ASM2129224v1, whole genome shotgun sequence:
- the mapk11 gene encoding mitogen-activated protein kinase 11 isoform X1, whose translation MSARPGFYRQELNKTVWEVPERYQNLTPVGSGAYGSVCSAYDVVLRQKVAVKKLSRPFQSLIHSRRSYRELRLLKHMKHENVIGLLDVFTPAATLEDFNELYLVTNLMGADLNNIVKFQRLSDEHVQFLIYQLLRGLKYIHSAGLIHRDLKPSNVAVNEDCELRILDFGLARQTDDEMTGYVATRWYRAPEIMLNWMHYNQNVDIWSVGCIMGELLKGKVLFPGTDYIDQLKRIMEVVGTPSPELLKKICSEHAQKYIQSLPFMPQQDLEKIFRGANPLAVDLLKRMLVLDCDGRISASEALSHPYFSQYHDPDDEPEAPPYDQTLESKDRTLEEWKELVFEEVNSFKASGSKTDSLQAEQ comes from the exons ATGTCCGCCAGACCAGGATTCTACCGGCAGGAGCTGAACAAGACTGTGTGGGAGGTTCCGGAGCGGTACCAGAACCTGACGCCGGTGGGCTCCGGAGCGTACGGCTCGGTGTG ttCGGCATATGATGTTGTCTTACGACAGAAGGTTGCGGTTAAGAAACTGTCCAGGCCTTTTCAGTCTCTGATCCACAGCCGCCGCTCGTACCGGGAACTCAGGCTGCTCAAGCACATGAAACATGAGAAT GTAATAGGGCTTCTGGATGTCTTCACACCTGCCGCAACATTAGAGGACTTCAATGAACT CTACCTGGTGACTAACCTAATGGGTGCAGACCTCAATAACATCGTTAAATTTCAGAGATTGTCAGACGAGCATGTGCAGTTCTTAATTTACCAGCTTCTCCGCGGCCTCAAG TACATTCATTCAGCGGGATTGATCCACAGA GACCTCAAGCCAAGTAATGTGGCCGTAAATGAGGACTGCGAGCTGAGG ATCCTGGACTTTGGATtggccagacagacagacgacgAGATGACAGGGTACGTGGCGACTCGCTGGTATCGAGCGCCGGAGATCATGCTAAATTGGATGCACTACAATCAGAATG ttGATATTTGGTCAGTGGGATGCATTATGGGAGAGCTGCTGAAGGGGAAAGTCCTTTTTCCTGGGACTGACT ATATTGACCAGCTGAAGAGAATCATGGAGGTGGTAGGGACTCCGTCACCCGAGCTGTTAAAGAAGATCTGCTCTGAACAT GCGCAGAAGTATATCCAGTCTCTGCCCTTCATGCCCCAACAGGACCTGGAAAAGATCTTTAGAGGAGCAAATCCACTAG CTGTCGATCTATTGAAACGCATGCTGGTTCTGGACTGCGATGGAAGGATCTCGGCCAGTGAGGCTCTGTCCCACCCTTACTTCTCACAGTACCATGATCCAGATGACGAGCCAGAGGCCCCGCCTTACGATCAAACGCTGGAGAGTAAAGACCGAACACTAGAAGAATGGAAAG AGTTGGTATTCGAAGAGGTGAACAGCTTCAAAGCATCCGGCAGCAAGACTGATAGCCTTCAGGCAGAGCAGTAA
- the mapk11 gene encoding mitogen-activated protein kinase 11 isoform X2, with protein sequence MKHENVIGLLDVFTPAATLEDFNELYLVTNLMGADLNNIVKFQRLSDEHVQFLIYQLLRGLKYIHSAGLIHRDLKPSNVAVNEDCELRILDFGLARQTDDEMTGYVATRWYRAPEIMLNWMHYNQNVDIWSVGCIMGELLKGKVLFPGTDYIDQLKRIMEVVGTPSPELLKKICSEHAQKYIQSLPFMPQQDLEKIFRGANPLAVDLLKRMLVLDCDGRISASEALSHPYFSQYHDPDDEPEAPPYDQTLESKDRTLEEWKELVFEEVNSFKASGSKTDSLQAEQ encoded by the exons ATGAAACATGAGAAT GTAATAGGGCTTCTGGATGTCTTCACACCTGCCGCAACATTAGAGGACTTCAATGAACT CTACCTGGTGACTAACCTAATGGGTGCAGACCTCAATAACATCGTTAAATTTCAGAGATTGTCAGACGAGCATGTGCAGTTCTTAATTTACCAGCTTCTCCGCGGCCTCAAG TACATTCATTCAGCGGGATTGATCCACAGA GACCTCAAGCCAAGTAATGTGGCCGTAAATGAGGACTGCGAGCTGAGG ATCCTGGACTTTGGATtggccagacagacagacgacgAGATGACAGGGTACGTGGCGACTCGCTGGTATCGAGCGCCGGAGATCATGCTAAATTGGATGCACTACAATCAGAATG ttGATATTTGGTCAGTGGGATGCATTATGGGAGAGCTGCTGAAGGGGAAAGTCCTTTTTCCTGGGACTGACT ATATTGACCAGCTGAAGAGAATCATGGAGGTGGTAGGGACTCCGTCACCCGAGCTGTTAAAGAAGATCTGCTCTGAACAT GCGCAGAAGTATATCCAGTCTCTGCCCTTCATGCCCCAACAGGACCTGGAAAAGATCTTTAGAGGAGCAAATCCACTAG CTGTCGATCTATTGAAACGCATGCTGGTTCTGGACTGCGATGGAAGGATCTCGGCCAGTGAGGCTCTGTCCCACCCTTACTTCTCACAGTACCATGATCCAGATGACGAGCCAGAGGCCCCGCCTTACGATCAAACGCTGGAGAGTAAAGACCGAACACTAGAAGAATGGAAAG AGTTGGTATTCGAAGAGGTGAACAGCTTCAAAGCATCCGGCAGCAAGACTGATAGCCTTCAGGCAGAGCAGTAA
- the LOC123984708 gene encoding mitogen-activated protein kinase 12-like — MAVRSRTGFYRQEVNRTVWEVPERYRDLKQVGTGAYGTVCSAWDRRAGMQVAIKKLHRPFQSKLFAKRAYRELRLLKHMKHENVIGLLDVFTAEISLDRLRDFYLVMPFMGTDLGKLMKLERLSEDRVQFLVYQMLKGLKYIHSAGIIHRDLKPGNLAINPDCELKILDFGLARQADAEMTGYVVTRWYRAPEVILNWMHYTQTVDIWSAGCIMAEMLLGKPLFKGNDHLDQLREIMKITGTPSADFVVKLQSQDAKNYIRSLPKVPKKDLHSIFSKASSNAVCVLEKMLLLDPELRVSASEALDLPFFSEFRDAEEEPEALPYDQTMDNKDLQVDQWKRHTFTEILTFRPPRDSRETSL, encoded by the exons ATGGCTGTGCGGTCCAGGACGGGATTCTACCGGCAGGAGGTAAACAGAACAGTGTGGGAGGTTCCGGAGAGGTACCGAGACCTAAAGCAGGTCGGAACTGGAGCCTATGGAACAGTGTG TTCAGCATGGGACCGCCGGGCGGGGATGCAGGTGGCCATCAAGAAACTTCACCGGCCCTTCCAGTCCAAACTTTTTGCCAAAAGGGCTTACAGAGAGTTGCGACTCCTGAAACACATGAAGCACGAAAAT GTCATCGGGCTGCTGGATGTTTTCACTGCTGAAATCTCACTGGACCGCTTACGTGACTT TTACCTGGTGATGCCGTTCATGGGCACTGACCTCGGCAAGCTGATGAAGCTGGAGAGACTGTCGGAAGACAGAGTGCAGTTCCTCGTCTATCAGATGCTGAAAGGACTCAAG TACATCCACTCTGCGGGGATCATCCACAGG GACCTTAAACCTGGAAATTTAGCCATTAACCCGGACTGTGAGCTAAAG ATTCTTGACTTTGGCCTAGCGAGGCAGGCTGATGCAGAAATGACTGGCTATGTCGTGACGCGCTGGTACAGAGCGCCCGAGGTCATCCTCAATTGGATGCACTACACACAAACTG TGGACATCTGGTCGGCAGGTTGTATTATGGCAGAGATGCTGCTGGGAAAGCCGCTGTTCAAAGGAAATGATC ATCTGGACCAGCTCAGAGAAATCATGAAAATTACAGGAACCCCATCTGCTGACTTTGTTGTGAAGCTACAGAGCCAAGAT GCCAAAAACTACATCAGAAGTCTACCAAAAGTGCCAAAAAAAGATTTGCACTCTATTTTCTCCAAAGCCAGCTCAAATG CAGTGTGTGTCTTGGAAAAGATGCTTCTTCTAGACCCTGAGCTGAGGGTGAGCGCCTCGGAGGCGCTCGACCTGCCTTTCTTCAGCGAGTTCAGAGATGCAGAGGAGGAGCCTGAGGCGCTGCCTTATGATCAGACTATGGACAACAAAGACCTGCAGGTGGACCAGTGGAAAC GTCACACTTTCACTGAGATACTGACCTTCAGGCCGCCGAGGGACTCCAGAGAGACGTCACTATAA